A genomic segment from Tuwongella immobilis encodes:
- a CDS encoding SMP-30/gluconolactonase/LRE family protein, giving the protein MLTGFVSLGVLLLSPAELPPENQVKITEVARVPSYCEGIVFDHDGNGYVSHDTTITRVAKDGTVSVWAKTGAPNGHKVLADGTHLVCDASQHAVLKLDATGKILGKASSECEGKPLRGPNDLSLDTPQGGFYFTDPGESSKEKPIGTVHYVDAAGKTHLVASGLAFPNGIVLTPDGKRLLVAESQKNRVLEYPVMSPGKVGAMRVLTELPTKQGEQVDNQPDGMCLDTAGNLYVAHYGMKQVQVINPEGTVIRRYPGGNLTTSNVAFGGPKMNTLYITGGLGKEGGSEGGLFKIELEGVTGLTILPARK; this is encoded by the coding sequence ATGCTGACCGGATTTGTCTCGCTGGGGGTGCTGCTGCTCAGCCCCGCTGAATTGCCGCCCGAAAATCAAGTCAAAATCACCGAAGTGGCCCGCGTCCCCAGTTATTGCGAGGGGATTGTCTTCGATCACGATGGCAATGGCTACGTCTCGCACGATACCACCATCACTCGCGTGGCCAAAGATGGGACTGTGAGCGTGTGGGCCAAAACTGGCGCACCCAACGGGCATAAAGTGTTGGCCGATGGAACGCACTTGGTCTGCGATGCCAGCCAGCATGCCGTGCTGAAATTGGATGCGACGGGCAAGATTCTCGGCAAAGCCTCGTCCGAATGCGAAGGCAAGCCGTTGCGGGGGCCGAATGACCTGTCGTTGGATACGCCGCAGGGGGGCTTCTACTTCACCGATCCGGGCGAATCTTCCAAAGAAAAGCCGATTGGCACCGTGCATTATGTGGATGCCGCTGGCAAGACGCATCTGGTCGCTTCGGGGTTGGCGTTCCCCAACGGAATTGTGCTGACGCCGGATGGCAAACGGCTGCTGGTCGCGGAAAGTCAAAAGAATCGCGTGCTGGAATATCCGGTGATGTCGCCCGGGAAAGTCGGGGCGATGCGCGTGCTGACCGAATTGCCCACCAAGCAGGGCGAACAGGTGGATAACCAGCCGGATGGCATGTGCCTGGATACGGCGGGCAATCTGTATGTGGCCCATTATGGCATGAAGCAAGTGCAGGTGATTAACCCCGAAGGCACGGTCATTCGCCGCTATCCGGGCGGAAATCTGACCACCAGTAATGTTGCATTCGGTGGTCCGAAAATGAACACACTGTACATCACCGGCGGATTGGGCAAAGAAGGGGGCAGCGAAGGCGGATTGTTCAAGATCGAGTTGGAAGGTGTGACCGGCCTGACGATTCTGCCCGCTCGCAAGTGA
- a CDS encoding leucine-rich repeat domain-containing protein: MKWVVVAMFGMGLIGCGKQATDSGNGNDAGAGSLGGLFGVQPKASGGATPAGTAGASPNPISMTEADQALFSQLNQDQLYYTRDESKPGQPIVAVSTAFGGTLTLQSIQMIAKFPSITSIRLKSLTKPIQEHLPLLRNQLTELDFTEADFGDEHLPFLKSFPKLTHLNLNETKITEAGLSEIAKLTQLTHLSLVAVVDRNDNALGDGIAVLAALPRLESLDVSITRLSDAGLAKLGTFPALKVLKCQEIAITGKGFAGLTKLKNLTELDVGQVGGMTDAYLTPIGNLSNLTKLDLSGTNLGENAMKAIGKCTKLTDLKLGVQLNGRLMQELSGLTQLTTLSVNGTEQGDELIPIIARFPNLKSLTLTFVNVSDRGVAALANARSLEVCKIDECELTDASLATFAKLPNLTELSITGAILGDNGVSALASAPKLTRLTLRGKALSDAAEPALSRLTQLKQLKIGGPKVTEKARNSLRQTLKIDIGS, encoded by the coding sequence ATGAAGTGGGTCGTTGTGGCGATGTTCGGCATGGGGCTGATCGGCTGCGGCAAGCAAGCGACGGACTCCGGTAACGGAAACGACGCGGGAGCCGGATCGTTGGGCGGGCTGTTTGGAGTCCAGCCGAAGGCATCGGGAGGAGCGACTCCCGCCGGAACCGCAGGGGCATCCCCGAATCCAATTTCCATGACCGAAGCGGATCAGGCGCTCTTCTCCCAGCTCAATCAGGATCAATTGTACTATACACGCGACGAATCCAAGCCGGGGCAGCCGATTGTGGCGGTCTCAACCGCGTTCGGCGGCACCCTCACGCTGCAATCGATCCAGATGATTGCAAAATTCCCGTCGATTACGTCAATCCGGCTGAAATCGCTGACGAAGCCAATTCAGGAGCATTTGCCGTTGCTGCGGAACCAGCTCACCGAACTCGATTTCACCGAAGCCGATTTCGGCGATGAGCATTTGCCGTTCTTGAAGTCGTTCCCCAAATTAACGCATTTGAATCTGAACGAAACCAAGATCACGGAGGCCGGCCTTTCGGAAATCGCAAAGTTAACGCAATTAACGCATCTTTCGTTAGTCGCCGTGGTCGATCGAAATGATAACGCGTTGGGCGATGGGATCGCCGTCTTAGCGGCATTACCACGGTTAGAATCGTTGGATGTTTCGATCACCCGCCTCTCCGATGCCGGGCTCGCGAAGTTGGGAACCTTCCCTGCGTTGAAAGTGTTGAAATGCCAAGAGATTGCGATTACCGGAAAAGGGTTCGCGGGCCTGACCAAACTCAAAAACCTGACCGAATTGGATGTCGGCCAGGTGGGGGGGATGACGGATGCCTACCTGACACCGATCGGAAATCTCTCCAATCTCACGAAATTGGATTTGTCCGGGACCAACCTGGGCGAGAACGCAATGAAGGCCATTGGAAAGTGTACCAAGTTGACCGATTTGAAGTTAGGAGTTCAACTCAACGGGCGACTCATGCAAGAATTGAGTGGATTAACACAATTAACAACGTTGAGTGTCAACGGAACGGAACAAGGGGATGAATTGATTCCGATCATCGCGCGATTTCCGAATCTGAAATCCTTGACATTAACCTTCGTGAACGTTAGCGATCGCGGAGTGGCAGCGTTGGCGAATGCCCGCAGTCTGGAAGTTTGCAAAATTGATGAATGTGAATTAACGGATGCCTCACTCGCGACATTTGCCAAACTGCCAAATCTCACAGAATTATCGATTACTGGCGCGATCTTGGGAGATAACGGAGTTTCGGCCTTGGCATCCGCACCGAAGCTGACCCGATTAACGCTGCGCGGCAAAGCTTTGAGCGATGCCGCCGAGCCCGCGTTATCGCGGCTGACCCAGTTGAAACAGCTCAAAATCGGTGGGCCGAAAGTCACGGAGAAGGCCCGGAATTCCCTTCGACAAACCTTGAAAATTGACATTGGCTCCTAA
- a CDS encoding DUF1294 domain-containing protein, whose product MTERMPRKYRLFTNYLLGAGVVTLLMTGSLAYGIFRSLNVFTWLASYLAAVNVTTFGFYGFDKYRARIGGRRIPEFVLHTLTAVGGSIGAFLAMRYFRHKTIKGQFQILFWALTAFQVVLILYVAKVLLF is encoded by the coding sequence ATGACCGAGCGGATGCCGCGAAAATATCGACTCTTTACCAACTATCTTCTCGGGGCAGGGGTGGTCACACTGCTGATGACCGGCAGTTTGGCCTACGGAATCTTTCGATCGCTGAATGTGTTTACCTGGCTGGCGTCCTACCTGGCGGCGGTGAATGTCACCACCTTTGGCTTCTACGGCTTCGATAAATATCGAGCGCGAATCGGTGGCCGGCGAATTCCCGAATTCGTGCTGCACACGCTCACCGCCGTGGGAGGAAGCATCGGGGCGTTCCTGGCGATGCGCTATTTCCGCCACAAGACCATCAAAGGACAATTCCAAATCCTCTTCTGGGCACTCACCGCCTTCCAAGTGGTGCTCATTCTGTATGTGGCGAAAGTGCTGCTGTTTTGA